A stretch of the Actinoalloteichus fjordicus genome encodes the following:
- a CDS encoding leucyl aminopeptidase, with the protein MSSPTLAVTDSDPVGLTADALIIGTVQGTDGATPAPGSDSVDAAFPGGLAALLTVVGATGRADEVVKIPTQGRVTAPLLIAVGLGKADQDGGLTAEQVRRASGAAARALGDDVAQVVSTLSTIDLAAAAQGTALGAYRFDQYKSTEEGRALNSVTFARTPEQDGDATATLTAAAAIAKAVNSARDLVNTPPNDLFPESFAQRTADLLRGTDVDFEVLDEQALARDGYGGILGVGAGSSRPPRLLRLRYKGPKAGKKVALVGKGVTFDSGGISLKPAADMHHMTSDMAGAAAVVAVVVLAAELGYPLEITATVPLVENLPSGTAYRPGDVLTMFGGKTVEVLNTDAEGRLILADAITRAAEDEPDYLIETSTLTGAQVVALGKRTAGIMGSDDFRDRVAGLARATGEGGWAMPLPEELRGDLDSKLADLANITGHRWGGMLAAGIFLREFVAEGLEWAHIDIAGPSYNDKAPWGYTPKGGTGVPVRTIAAVLADIAEQG; encoded by the coding sequence GTGAGCAGCCCCACGCTTGCCGTCACCGACAGTGATCCTGTCGGCCTGACAGCAGACGCCCTGATCATCGGCACCGTGCAGGGCACGGACGGCGCCACGCCCGCACCGGGATCGGACTCGGTCGACGCGGCGTTCCCCGGTGGTCTCGCCGCGCTGCTGACGGTGGTGGGTGCGACCGGCCGCGCCGACGAGGTCGTCAAGATCCCGACGCAGGGTCGGGTCACCGCACCACTGCTCATCGCGGTGGGGCTCGGCAAGGCCGACCAGGACGGCGGGCTCACCGCCGAACAGGTCCGACGCGCCTCGGGTGCGGCAGCCAGGGCGCTGGGCGACGACGTCGCGCAGGTGGTGAGCACCCTGTCGACGATCGACCTGGCCGCCGCCGCACAGGGCACCGCGCTCGGCGCCTACCGCTTCGACCAGTACAAGTCGACCGAAGAGGGTCGGGCACTGAACTCCGTCACGTTCGCCAGGACGCCGGAACAGGACGGTGACGCCACCGCGACCCTGACGGCCGCCGCCGCCATCGCGAAGGCGGTCAACTCCGCCCGCGACCTGGTGAACACCCCGCCCAACGACCTTTTCCCCGAGTCCTTCGCGCAGCGCACCGCCGACCTGCTCCGCGGCACCGACGTCGACTTCGAGGTGCTCGACGAGCAGGCGCTGGCCAGGGACGGCTACGGCGGCATCCTCGGCGTCGGCGCGGGCTCCTCCCGACCGCCTCGCCTGCTCCGCCTGCGGTACAAGGGCCCCAAGGCGGGCAAGAAGGTCGCACTGGTCGGCAAGGGCGTGACCTTCGACAGCGGCGGGATCTCGCTCAAGCCCGCAGCCGACATGCACCACATGACCAGCGACATGGCGGGCGCCGCCGCCGTCGTGGCCGTCGTGGTCCTCGCCGCCGAACTGGGCTATCCGCTGGAGATCACCGCGACGGTGCCGCTGGTCGAGAACCTGCCGTCCGGCACCGCCTACCGGCCGGGCGACGTGCTCACCATGTTCGGCGGCAAGACCGTCGAGGTCCTCAACACCGACGCCGAGGGCAGGCTGATCCTGGCCGACGCGATCACCCGCGCCGCCGAGGACGAGCCCGACTACCTCATCGAGACCTCCACCCTCACCGGGGCGCAGGTCGTGGCGCTGGGCAAGCGGACCGCCGGGATCATGGGCTCCGACGACTTCCGCGACCGGGTCGCGGGTCTGGCCCGCGCCACCGGCGAGGGCGGCTGGGCGATGCCGCTGCCCGAGGAGCTGCGCGGCGACCTGGACTCCAAGCTGGCCGACCTCGCCAACATCACCGGTCACCGCTGGGGCGGGATGCTCGCCGCCGGGATCTTCCTGCGCGAGTTCGTCGCCGAGGGCCTGGAGTGGGCGCACATCGACATCGCGGGGCCGTCGTACAACGACAAGGCCCCGTGGGGCTACACCCCCAAGGGCGGGACCGGCGTCCCGGTGCGCACCATCGCCGCCGTGCTCGCCGACATCGCCGAGCAGGGCTGA